CGTGGATGATCTGGCCGGTATCGCTGACCTCAATGTCAAAGGCGGTGTTCTGGCTTTCGTCGGCGGCCGTCGCGAACAGTTCGAAATGAATGCGCTCGTCGCTCCATCCAAGCTCTTTCGCGGTGCGTTTCACCGCTTCGATCATGCCCGACGGGCCGCAGAAATAGACATGCGATCCTGTCGGCGTATTTTCCAGGATTGCCTGGATGTTCATGGCGCTTGGCTGATCGTCATAGTGAATGTGCAGCGCATCGCCGCAGATAGCCTTGAGTTCCGGAACAAAGCTAAGCGCGCCTTCGGTCCGGCCGGCATAGTGCATTTCGAACGAACGATCGGCCGCCACAAGATCGGACGCCATGGACAGGATTGGCGTAACACCGATGCCTCCTGCGATCAGCACCGCGTGTTCTTCGTGGCCCCCTAGGGGGAACTGATTGGCCGCATCCGAAACCTTGACCATGTCACCGGGTTTCAGCGCATGCATGAATTTCGAGCCACCGGCGCTTTTGGCCTCCAACAAGACGCCAAGCGCGATCTGATCATCGGACAAGTCGGGCAACCGCAGCAAGGAGTAGGCGCGGGTGCTGCCGTCGGAAACCACGACTCGCAGGTGCGCCCCTGCTTCCCATGTGCACAGACCCTGGTCCTGAGGTTTCAGAATAAATCTTTTGATGTCACGAGTTTCCGAGGAGACGGCGATGACTTCTGCGGCGACGGACGGCATGTATGCTCCTCATGAATCATTCGTATGCATTTGCAAAGGTTTAGTTATAAAATAAAGTTTGTCAAGCATGCCTGCTCAAGAAGGGTGGATTCGTCATCTTGCCTTAGACAAATTGCTTTTGCCGTGACCAACGTCGAGTTTGACACCCAGTAGAGACACCTGCAGAATTGCGACGGCGTGAAAGGTATTGTTTGAACTGCTTGGTTTCGGCCGTGCGCCCGGATGATCACAGAATGCTGGACGCCATTGTAATCGCCGCATTCGGTCCTGGGACCGACAGCTGGCCAGCGCATCTATCCGCCAACATCTACAGATGATGAGAATGGTGGTGTTTTCATATTAACTCGAGCAGCTTGTGAGCGAACGTAGCGGTCGATTCTCAGGCGACATTTGACGCATAGTTCCAGGCCTCGAGTGCTTCGAGACGGTGGTATCGGATGGTGAGGGCGGCGCGGCGGCGGGCTGGAACTGAGAAACGACTACGGGTTGCGGACTACATGGAAACGAAGCGTTGTAATGCCCCCGGCGATCGAAAGCCCTGCATCACCCGCTCGCGTTCTCGAAAAGGTAGATGGCTGTTCTCTGCGCGCTTGTTCAGCCCCTGATGTGACCAATGTCGAGGCCAGGCGCGACCTCGCGCTTTGCGGCCCCATATGAGCGCAGTTTGTCCGTGCTGACCCTTTTGGGAACGAAGCCCCACCGTTTCATCCGCTTGACCAGAAGCCGATTTCCCGCGCGTTTGTCCCGCCTGGGCTGCAGGATATCATCAAGAACGGCGCCGTGTTGATCGACCGCACGCCAGAGCCAGTACGGCCGGCCCGCGATCTTAACGACGACTTCGTCCAGGTGCCAGACATCGCCAGGGCGCGGCTGCCGTCTCTGTAGAGCATGGACGATCACGGGTCCGAACTTGACGGTCCAAAGCGCCTCGTACACTTATGACATCGAGGACAACCTTGTTCAGACTATCGACAGGCTAGGCTCCAGACCCATTGATTTCATGCTTCTGGCGTGATTCAGGCTCCGCAAGGAGATCTGATCGATGAGCAATCTGTATTGGCTGACCGACGCCCAGATGGAGCGCCTGAAGCCGTTCTTTCCCAAGAGCCATGGCAAGCCCCGCGTCGATGACGCGTCGCGTCCTCAGCGGCATAATCTTCATCAATCGCAATGGGTTGCGTTGGTGTGACGCGCCGAAGGAATACGGCCCGGCCAAGACCCTCTACAACCGTTGGAAACGCTGGAGCGACAACGGGGCCTTCGCCCGGATCATGGTGGGCCTGGCCACCGAAAGCGCCGAGCACAAGACGATCATGATCGACGCGACCTATCTCAAGGCACACCGCACTGCGTCGAGCCTGTGCGTGAAAAAGGGGGGCGCGGGCGCCAAATCGGGCGCACCAAAGGCGGTATGAACACCAAGCTGCACGCCGTTGCCGATGCCAAGGGGCGGCCGATCGGGTTCTTCATGTCCGCCGGGCAGGTCAGCGATTATACCGGCGCCGCGGCTCTTCTGGGCAGTCTGCCGAAGGCGGGTTGGCTGCTGGCCGACAGGGGCTATGACGCCGATTGGTTCAGAGAAGCGTTGAAAGACAAGGGGATAAAGGTTTGCATCCCCGGCCGGAAATCCCGCAAGAAGGCCGTCAAATACGACAAGCGGCGCTACAAACGGCGCAACCGGATCGAGATCATGTTCGGCCGGTTGAAGGATTGGAGGCGCGTCGCCACCCGATACGACCGGTGCGCGGAAACGTTCTTCTCCGCGATCATGCTAGCCGCAACCGTTTTGTTCTGGTTATGACCCGAGAACGAGTCCTGAGCCTAAAAGACCCCTCAGGAAGTATGAAGATTCCGTAATTGAAGTGATAGCTGTTCAGACGGGAAATCCAAGGCTCTCTCGCGCAGCGGCCATCGATAGAATGGAGCACGGGAAAGAAGCGCAGGAGCAAATTTATGAGGATTGATCTATTTCACCCACACCGGCATCGCTGCAGAACTTAGGCTTGAGGCGTGCTGTCCCCTTACCTCATTGACATCAGGCGATGCTAACGATCTAGGCGGCGTTGAAGCGGTTCATGAGCACGATGTGGATGTCGGCCGTCTGGCGGTCGGGGTCTCTGGCGGCGTTGCGTTCTCTGAATGGGACTGTTGCATTACACGGTCGGCCTATCAACTGTGATCCCGCGCTCCGCCAGCAGTTCAACCACATCCTGGTAGGACTGCGGGTAGCGTAGATACCACCGCACCGCACAAAGGATAACGTCACGTGGAAAGCGTTGGTGCTTGAACGGTGATCTACTCGCCAAGATCGACCTCAAAACCCAAATCTCGCCAAGTTAGGTGATTAATGCAACAGTCCCACCCTGTGTCAGTCGCCCAGGTCCCGGAACGGGTGCCCATACCACTCCGCTATGTGAAACCGCTCTTCTGCCAATGCGTTGCCTCCGCGCCTTGCGGTGCATTGGGCAGATTCCACAACATGTAGTCAATGTTTCACCCGGGCTCAGGTCCACCCGGGTAACCCTAGGGTAACGCAGTGCTGTCCCGCCACCGGTCCCGTAAGTGCTTGCTTTCGTAGGGTGGGTGGTGCTGCTGGACAGGATTGAACTGTCGACCTCTCCCTTACCAAGGGAGTGCTCTACCACTGAGCTACAGCAGCCCGCTGTACCGACGCGGCAGGACCCTCTGGTGGGCCGCAGCGTCGCGGTGAGCGGGTGATTAGACTCAAACGAAACGCGGCGCAAGGGCATCTGGACGGTTTTTTTCGCCTCCTGTAGAGAAAGGACATGGCAGAGCAAAAAAACCCTTCGAAAAGCAAATCCGCACCGGCTGACCGCGAGGACAGGCTCAAGGCCGCGCTCAAGGCCAATCTGGCCCGGCGCAAGGCGCAGGCCAAGGCGCGGACCGCGCAGGACGGCGCGGATCACAACAAAAAAGGTTAAGAGCAGATGGATTCGATTCTCGTTACCGGCAACGGGCCGCTGAATGGCCAGATCCCCATTGCAGGGGCCAAGAATGCCTGCCTCACGCTGATGCCCGCCACGTTGCTCAGCGACGAGCCGCTGACGCTGACCAATGCGCCGCGGCTGTCGGATATCAAGACGATGACGCTGCTGTTGC
This Ruegeria pomeroyi DSS-3 DNA region includes the following protein-coding sequences:
- a CDS encoding PDR/VanB family oxidoreductase — its product is MPSVAAEVIAVSSETRDIKRFILKPQDQGLCTWEAGAHLRVVVSDGSTRAYSLLRLPDLSDDQIALGVLLEAKSAGGSKFMHALKPGDMVKVSDAANQFPLGGHEEHAVLIAGGIGVTPILSMASDLVAADRSFEMHYAGRTEGALSFVPELKAICGDALHIHYDDQPSAMNIQAILENTPTGSHVYFCGPSGMIEAVKRTAKELGWSDERIHFELFATAADESQNTAFDIEVSDTGQIIHVPADKSIIEALEEAGLDPLYDCQRGDCGICQCDVIEGIPDHRDVILSDAEKASNTVMQICVSRSKTPKLVLDL